The Petrocella atlantisensis genome has a window encoding:
- a CDS encoding CsbD family protein produces the protein MKDLGKKIKKDAGNLKDKIKGNVKEKVGKATGNQEMEFEGKLKNKVTKAKEDAADLKEDILEKVNDKMDKKDSKKK, from the coding sequence ATGAAAGATCTAGGAAAAAAAATAAAAAAAGATGCAGGGAATCTCAAAGATAAAATTAAAGGCAACGTTAAAGAAAAAGTAGGTAAGGCTACAGGGAATCAAGAAATGGAATTTGAAGGCAAATTGAAGAATAAAGTCACAAAAGCAAAAGAGGATGCTGCGGATTTGAAAGAGGATATTCTTGAAAAAGTTAATGACAAAATGGATAAAAAAGACAGTAAGAAGAAATAG
- a CDS encoding copper amine oxidase N-terminal domain-containing protein has protein sequence MKRRPIAVFIAMILLFSILVVPNVAEANTEGYWQLKETKYLVGSKEEVGDRTWSSRGEATPFTYHSLNAQPRTVEALRRDGEGVKRGTVTYPATVLRTKWNWSEPATTIRSGQPIAISVTGEVLEFNQGWQEPTHHISARYGNTIFKINQTEYQTLGLGGALASSYAMNLGTSGRHSHSLNLRNGLPVGSVGQTIWIGVTVSSGAQTVSEQYHYEWQQGGIPTPISAPQPGAVSGAALEFDSGVRLEWPEASGLGYRIFRSTNRSQLGISITDFYVTNRRIVDVNVLPNTDYIYTIKPVLGEANPIQGVEERLGNTIATLEVRTGNRIENVGQQKGYIILQLDNPIMNVNGDNQEIDFGRGTAPIIIANRSMVPIRAIVEAMGGSIDWDGNEKKITLNARGNRVEMWLNRDEIRRNGANSRMDVVPISQGGRTFVPVRFASENLGAKADWINSTKEVVIVFTN, from the coding sequence ATGAAAAGAAGACCGATAGCAGTTTTTATTGCCATGATTTTATTATTTAGTATTTTAGTGGTTCCAAATGTAGCAGAAGCAAATACGGAGGGTTACTGGCAACTAAAAGAGACAAAATATTTGGTGGGTAGTAAAGAAGAGGTAGGTGACCGGACTTGGTCTTCTAGAGGTGAAGCTACACCATTTACTTACCATAGCCTTAACGCTCAGCCGCGCACGGTAGAAGCCTTGCGAAGAGATGGGGAAGGGGTTAAAAGAGGTACTGTCACGTATCCTGCAACCGTGTTGAGAACAAAATGGAACTGGTCAGAACCTGCTACGACTATAAGGTCAGGACAACCTATAGCTATCAGTGTTACAGGTGAAGTGCTTGAGTTTAATCAGGGTTGGCAAGAACCTACGCACCATATTAGTGCACGCTATGGGAACACGATATTCAAAATCAACCAGACAGAGTATCAGACCTTGGGACTTGGTGGAGCATTGGCATCGTCTTATGCAATGAATCTGGGGACGTCTGGTAGGCACTCTCATTCTTTGAACCTAAGAAACGGTTTGCCTGTTGGTTCAGTAGGCCAAACCATTTGGATAGGTGTTACTGTTAGCAGTGGTGCACAAACAGTTTCAGAGCAATACCATTACGAGTGGCAACAGGGAGGTATACCGACACCTATATCGGCACCACAACCGGGTGCAGTAAGTGGGGCTGCATTGGAGTTTGATTCAGGTGTTCGTTTGGAATGGCCTGAAGCATCCGGCTTGGGCTATAGGATATTTAGATCTACCAATAGGAGCCAATTAGGTATTTCCATTACAGATTTTTATGTCACAAACAGACGTATCGTAGATGTGAATGTGTTACCCAATACAGACTACATCTATACGATAAAACCGGTATTGGGAGAAGCAAACCCAATACAAGGTGTAGAAGAACGTCTAGGAAACACCATAGCGACATTGGAAGTACGAACCGGCAATAGAATTGAAAATGTCGGTCAGCAAAAAGGCTATATCATATTGCAACTGGATAACCCGATAATGAATGTTAATGGGGATAATCAGGAAATCGACTTTGGAAGAGGGACAGCACCCATAATAATTGCCAATAGGAGTATGGTGCCTATTCGAGCTATAGTAGAAGCAATGGGTGGAAGTATTGATTGGGATGGAAATGAGAAGAAAATAACATTAAATGCAAGAGGTAACCGAGTAGAGATGTGGCTAAACCGTGATGAAATCAGAAGAAATGGCGCCAATAGCCGTATGGATGTTGTGCCAATCTCCCAAGGCGGCCGTACATTTGTTCCTGTTAGATTTGCTTCAGAGAACTTAGGGGCGAAGGCTGACTGGATAAACAGTACAAAAGAAGTAGTTATAGTATTTACGAATTAG
- a CDS encoding HAD-IA family hydrolase produces the protein MLYKYILFDLDGTLTDPKTGITRSVAYALKKTKNIDANLDDLTIFIGPPLKESFMDFYDFTEEEAKEAILYYREYFVDHGIYENEIYEGIEELLEDLQKTNTYVLAVATSKPTKFAELIIKHFGLDEYFTSIVGSNLDGTRTKKSEVIEEVLLRLSIKDKREVVMIGDRQHDILGAKEMVIDSIGVTYGYGTYDELKRAGANYIVNSIQGLKDLVLG, from the coding sequence ATGTTGTATAAATATATACTATTTGATTTGGATGGTACTTTAACGGACCCTAAAACAGGTATAACAAGATCTGTAGCTTATGCATTAAAAAAAACAAAAAACATAGATGCTAATTTAGATGACCTGACAATATTTATAGGACCACCATTAAAAGAATCGTTTATGGACTTTTATGATTTTACAGAAGAAGAGGCAAAAGAAGCTATTTTATATTATAGAGAATATTTTGTGGATCATGGTATATATGAGAATGAAATCTATGAAGGCATTGAAGAATTATTAGAAGATTTGCAAAAAACCAATACTTATGTGCTGGCTGTAGCGACATCAAAACCAACAAAATTTGCTGAGCTCATTATCAAGCATTTTGGTTTAGATGAATATTTTACCAGTATTGTTGGGAGCAATCTTGATGGAACGAGAACTAAAAAATCAGAAGTGATAGAAGAAGTTCTGTTAAGACTCTCAATAAAAGACAAGCGAGAAGTCGTCATGATTGGCGATAGACAACATGATATACTGGGTGCAAAAGAAATGGTTATTGATTCAATAGGTGTAACGTATGGGTATGGTACATACGATGAACTGAAAAGAGCAGGTGCTAATTATATTGTAAATAGCATTCAAGGTTTAAAAGATTTAGTATTAGGTTGA
- the rmuC gene encoding DNA recombination protein RmuC: MEIIMLVAGIIVGLSLGWFIAKSKITSKHQSDKENSQKKYNELEVEAATYRATMHAQLEAAKEKIVELEKEGVMAEDQLTTMRLELKDNHQELARTKANQDATLMILDEKQKEVTSLKDEMQSLKADLNQTHQLLAIEKANNEALVEKLKGQMDAMEEMGKKFNLEFENIANKIFDTKTERFTELNKTNLRNILEPLGKNIEDFRKQVDDVYNMESKERFSLGERVKELAVLNQEISQEAKNLTKALKGEAKTQGRWGEMILESILEKSGLRKNEQYFIEHELLDDNGKAIRSDLEGKKMRPDAVIKYPDNRNVIIDSKVSLNAFTRLIAADDVDEQKKELDAHLSAIKNHIISLSAKGYDDYDKALDFVMMFIPSEPAYITALQGDSDLWNFAYDKRILLLSPTNLITSLKMIVDLWKREYQNRNSLEIAERGAKLYDKFVGFVENMDAVGQSIDKAGEKYRSAYKQLSTGNDNLVAQATKLKNLGLKTKKELSNELVRDMDLIE, from the coding sequence ATGGAAATAATCATGTTAGTAGCCGGCATAATAGTAGGATTATCGTTAGGTTGGTTCATAGCTAAATCGAAAATAACATCAAAACATCAATCGGACAAGGAAAACAGTCAGAAAAAATATAATGAACTTGAAGTGGAAGCGGCTACGTATAGAGCAACTATGCATGCTCAATTAGAAGCGGCAAAGGAAAAAATAGTCGAACTGGAAAAAGAGGGCGTTATGGCAGAAGATCAACTAACAACTATGCGTCTTGAATTAAAAGACAATCATCAGGAGTTAGCTAGGACAAAAGCCAATCAAGATGCAACCCTGATGATACTAGATGAGAAGCAAAAAGAGGTAACTTCCCTAAAAGATGAGATGCAAAGCTTAAAGGCGGACTTGAATCAGACGCATCAGTTACTCGCTATCGAAAAAGCCAATAATGAAGCCCTAGTTGAAAAACTAAAGGGTCAAATGGATGCCATGGAAGAAATGGGTAAGAAATTCAATCTGGAATTTGAGAATATTGCTAACAAAATATTTGACACAAAAACAGAAAGATTTACAGAACTAAATAAAACAAACTTAAGAAATATTTTGGAACCCCTTGGAAAAAATATTGAGGATTTTAGAAAACAAGTAGATGATGTCTATAACATGGAATCAAAAGAACGGTTTTCACTGGGTGAGAGGGTCAAGGAGTTAGCCGTTCTTAATCAGGAGATTAGCCAAGAAGCCAAAAATCTAACAAAAGCATTAAAAGGCGAAGCAAAGACCCAAGGTCGTTGGGGAGAAATGATTCTGGAAAGCATTCTGGAAAAATCAGGCCTTAGAAAAAACGAACAGTATTTTATTGAACATGAATTATTGGATGACAATGGTAAGGCGATACGTTCTGATTTGGAAGGCAAGAAAATGCGGCCGGATGCCGTGATCAAATACCCAGACAATAGGAATGTTATCATTGACTCTAAAGTATCATTAAACGCCTTTACCAGATTGATTGCAGCTGATGATGTGGATGAACAGAAAAAAGAATTGGATGCACATCTGTCAGCTATAAAAAATCATATTATATCATTAAGTGCCAAAGGCTATGACGATTATGATAAGGCTCTGGATTTTGTAATGATGTTCATCCCCAGTGAACCGGCTTATATCACTGCGTTACAGGGAGATTCGGACTTGTGGAACTTTGCTTATGATAAGAGAATCTTACTTCTTAGTCCGACAAATCTCATCACATCTTTGAAAATGATTGTAGATTTATGGAAGCGAGAATATCAGAACAGAAATTCTCTTGAGATTGCAGAAAGAGGGGCTAAGTTATATGACAAATTCGTAGGTTTTGTGGAAAATATGGATGCAGTAGGGCAGTCGATTGATAAAGCTGGGGAAAAGTATAGAAGCGCATACAAGCAGTTAAGCACTGGTAATGACAACTTGGTTGCACAAGCCACTAAGTTAAAAAACCTAGGTCTTAAGACAAAAAAAGAGCTGTCCAACGAATTAGTACGTGATATGGACCTCATCGAGTAA
- a CDS encoding DUF2179 domain-containing protein, translated as MKEIILILILQLCYVPMLALRTISMVKKLTLLTALFGFLESLIYVFGLAIVISGEQSILQMLVYALGFGLGLVVGIHIEKKIAIGYNTVVVNISHKNDELIAHLRLQGFGVTVFQGEGKDSTRYRMDILTKRTREIELMGIIDHYEPTAFVIVYEPTRFQGGYLAVMMKKQSKVFPKSFMNKKLPPIQPEEPSPSWIKKTAEEIAFEIKELARHDNSE; from the coding sequence ATGAAAGAAATCATCCTAATTCTAATACTTCAATTGTGCTATGTTCCAATGTTAGCACTTAGAACCATCAGTATGGTGAAAAAGCTCACCCTATTAACCGCCCTTTTCGGCTTTCTTGAAAGTCTAATCTACGTATTTGGTCTTGCTATCGTCATCTCAGGCGAACAAAGCATACTTCAAATGCTCGTTTATGCACTTGGTTTTGGATTAGGGCTTGTAGTAGGTATACATATCGAGAAAAAAATTGCTATAGGCTACAACACCGTTGTCGTAAACATCAGTCATAAAAATGATGAACTGATTGCCCATCTAAGACTTCAAGGCTTTGGTGTTACCGTTTTTCAAGGTGAAGGCAAGGACAGTACCAGATATCGTATGGATATTCTAACAAAACGAACACGTGAAATAGAGCTTATGGGCATCATCGATCATTATGAGCCAACAGCTTTCGTTATTGTTTATGAACCGACACGCTTTCAAGGTGGTTATCTTGCTGTTATGATGAAAAAGCAAAGCAAAGTTTTTCCAAAAAGCTTTATGAACAAAAAGCTCCCTCCAATCCAACCGGAAGAACCTTCGCCATCATGGATTAAGAAAACCGCCGAAGAAATTGCCTTTGAAATCAAAGAACTTGCCCGTCATGATAACTCCGAATAA
- a CDS encoding IS91 family transposase: MNSKSFKIKDIFSDRWDDFVALGYPLRPAILHNVSKIINCGDPSMGHALYFCDHCGKIKHVPFTCKSRFCNSCGAKYIQDRAASISSKLIQCEHRHIVFTIPKELRPFFRKDRSLLHLLFHASAATIHAWFYSINKSESFKPGFISTLHTFGRDLKWNPHIHMLITEGASGNKTVWRKIPHIPFTMLRKRWQTTLLDLLHRYLGDSFYKLKTSLFKTYPSGFYVYAKSNMLSNFVDSIKYIIRYTGRPAMAQSRILDYDGEFVTFFYNRHEDNEKVIEKIHVFDFFKRLIVHIPDEQFKMIRYYGLYAKKYKHSSKLFLLMTASKRKFFKQNSHWRARLLLHFGIDPLRCQCGNTMKLLNIFATSKTHLLDKPPPQLYNSA; the protein is encoded by the coding sequence ATGAACAGTAAATCTTTTAAGATAAAAGATATTTTTTCAGACCGTTGGGATGATTTTGTTGCTCTAGGTTATCCTCTACGTCCCGCTATTTTACATAATGTCAGTAAAATCATTAATTGTGGTGATCCTTCCATGGGTCATGCTCTTTATTTTTGTGACCATTGCGGCAAAATAAAGCATGTTCCATTTACTTGTAAAAGTCGTTTTTGTAATTCTTGTGGTGCCAAATACATTCAAGACAGAGCTGCTTCTATATCTTCCAAACTTATTCAGTGTGAACATCGTCATATTGTTTTTACCATCCCTAAAGAACTTCGCCCTTTTTTTCGCAAGGATCGTTCCTTACTTCATCTTCTTTTTCATGCTTCTGCTGCAACTATTCATGCTTGGTTTTACTCCATTAATAAATCTGAATCTTTCAAGCCTGGTTTTATCTCTACACTTCATACTTTTGGCCGTGACCTTAAATGGAATCCTCATATTCATATGCTTATTACTGAGGGTGCTTCTGGTAATAAAACTGTTTGGCGTAAAATACCTCACATCCCTTTCACTATGCTTCGTAAACGTTGGCAAACTACTTTACTTGACTTACTACATCGTTATCTAGGAGATTCTTTTTATAAACTTAAGACTTCCTTATTCAAAACTTATCCTTCTGGCTTTTATGTCTATGCTAAATCTAACATGCTTTCTAATTTTGTTGATTCAATTAAATATATTATTAGGTATACTGGCAGACCAGCTATGGCTCAGTCCAGAATTCTTGATTATGATGGTGAATTCGTAACTTTTTTTTATAATCGTCATGAAGATAATGAAAAAGTAATTGAAAAGATACATGTCTTTGATTTTTTTAAACGTCTAATAGTTCATATTCCTGATGAGCAGTTTAAAATGATTCGTTATTACGGGTTATATGCCAAAAAATATAAACATTCTTCTAAGCTATTTTTACTTATGACTGCATCTAAACGTAAATTTTTCAAACAAAATTCTCATTGGCGTGCACGTCTACTCCTTCATTTTGGTATCGATCCACTCAGGTGCCAATGTGGTAATACAATGAAACTTCTAAATATTTTTGCTACTTCTAAAACCCACCTTCTTGATAAACCGCCTCCTCAGCTTTATAATAGTGCTTAG
- a CDS encoding permease of phosphate ABC transporter — MKRCQECLEKCMSVTDTYMKESTWKDLALIKLCVFTVGMLMGFCVPKKHKTVYSIIGALIIGVTLTPIMMKFVPMLMDEFEDF; from the coding sequence ATGAAACGATGTCAAGAATGTTTAGAAAAATGTATGTCCGTTACAGATACTTATATGAAGGAATCAACATGGAAAGACTTAGCACTCATTAAGTTGTGTGTATTTACTGTAGGTATGTTGATGGGATTTTGTGTACCTAAAAAACATAAAACTGTCTATAGCATCATAGGTGCATTGATTATTGGTGTGACATTGACACCGATTATGATGAAGTTTGTACCGATGTTGATGGATGAATTTGAAGATTTTTAA
- a CDS encoding response regulator transcription factor: MGLTLVMLFVGAHTITHFVVGFTFRQEDQWYKIMTVSLGVTLVTNILFMLDQPWLWVIGMVILGIASSLYTIGWSILFSLTGQTQERIKIMVIIMISSNLVLLFFTLLKNALPSKVLLGLTNLPLIITCIVLVKSGHFFEENVLSNYVKLPISKPLLLLFSLFVFSIYLNGGLMYSIMLPALSAEFFMINYYPFVVYVFVLLVIYRLYKSVNSALLIYIGMSVLGLAFITFALFNHNTSGYLLTIGFMESSFALIDLFLWTTLCILAFVYGAPFQIFGILLGANTASIFIGDLIGKRLIHAEDNLYFVTALLSATSILLAIIVIPWLMQSFNHKFELFSQEDSSRIIMNVDTPIDILMAYLPNGKTITDRETEVIHLVLQGMTNKEIARQLFITDHTVKTHMKNICNKFGVSRKKELIYLATRKE; this comes from the coding sequence ATGGGATTGACTTTGGTGATGCTTTTTGTAGGTGCTCATACCATAACGCATTTTGTTGTTGGCTTTACATTTAGGCAAGAAGACCAATGGTATAAAATCATGACAGTGAGTCTTGGGGTAACCCTCGTTACGAATATTTTATTTATGTTAGATCAACCATGGTTATGGGTTATAGGCATGGTGATACTTGGTATAGCTTCATCACTTTATACCATAGGATGGAGCATATTATTTTCTCTAACAGGACAGACACAGGAACGTATTAAGATTATGGTTATTATTATGATAAGCTCTAATCTCGTCCTGTTGTTCTTCACGCTGTTGAAAAATGCTTTGCCTTCAAAAGTACTTTTGGGTCTTACGAATCTGCCACTTATAATTACCTGCATTGTACTTGTTAAGTCGGGTCACTTTTTTGAAGAGAATGTTTTAAGCAACTATGTTAAACTACCAATATCAAAACCCTTATTATTATTGTTCTCATTGTTTGTTTTCAGCATTTATCTTAATGGCGGCTTAATGTATTCAATTATGTTACCGGCGTTAAGTGCTGAATTTTTTATGATTAATTACTATCCATTTGTGGTATATGTATTTGTTTTATTGGTTATTTATAGATTGTATAAATCGGTCAATAGCGCTTTATTGATTTATATTGGTATGTCTGTACTTGGCCTTGCTTTTATCACGTTTGCACTTTTTAATCACAATACCTCAGGCTATCTTTTAACCATAGGTTTTATGGAGTCGTCTTTTGCCTTAATTGATTTGTTTTTATGGACAACTTTATGTATATTGGCCTTCGTATATGGAGCTCCTTTTCAAATATTTGGTATCTTACTAGGGGCCAACACAGCCAGTATATTCATTGGAGATTTAATAGGCAAACGCCTCATTCATGCTGAAGATAACCTTTATTTTGTAACAGCTTTGCTATCCGCTACAAGTATTTTATTAGCCATTATTGTTATACCCTGGTTGATGCAATCTTTTAATCATAAGTTTGAGCTATTTTCCCAAGAGGATTCCAGTAGAATAATAATGAATGTAGATACACCTATTGATATTCTTATGGCTTATTTACCGAATGGAAAAACAATTACAGATAGAGAAACGGAAGTCATCCATCTGGTGCTACAAGGTATGACAAACAAAGAAATTGCACGGCAATTGTTTATTACGGATCATACAGTAAAGACGCATATGAAAAATATTTGCAACAAGTTCGGTGTGAGTCGAAAAAAGGAACTGATTTATTTGGCAACAAGAAAAGAATAA
- a CDS encoding HD-GYP domain-containing protein — translation MKHNSNIAPSVLNALKIIVKSMVNREDVSSTEFLRTAFEATFQLIPEAEKGSLYLLEEDTYFPMCSKGYDIELLKKLSFTKDSIFIGFEEADADKIIAYETFIEQREVNKFTEETIETFKALGTYSNFVTLYAPIVYKSQPIGLISLEKFTEHAFPEHSKEIMKIYAQMISNYYSISKQKEFEQQLFNETVEALVSAIEIKDTYTEGHGKRVRDLTATICKSLSLPMEDQKKICLAALLHDIGKIGIPTEILNKPDRLTGEEYEIVKAHPEKATHVLSKIGSFTEILDIVKHHHEYHNGQGYPSGLSGSNIPLGSRIILIADAYDAMTSKRAYRESMSIGEAKAELSRNAGSQFNPELVNQVLRVLA, via the coding sequence ATGAAGCATAATTCAAATATAGCGCCATCTGTATTAAACGCATTAAAAATTATAGTTAAATCCATGGTAAACAGAGAAGATGTTTCCAGTACAGAGTTCTTACGCACTGCATTTGAAGCAACTTTTCAGTTAATCCCGGAAGCGGAAAAGGGATCATTGTACCTACTTGAAGAAGACACTTATTTTCCTATGTGCTCAAAAGGGTATGACATAGAGCTTTTGAAGAAGTTATCTTTTACAAAAGACAGTATATTTATTGGATTTGAAGAAGCAGATGCAGATAAGATTATTGCCTATGAGACGTTTATTGAGCAACGTGAGGTTAACAAGTTCACAGAAGAAACAATTGAGACATTTAAAGCACTTGGAACGTATTCAAATTTTGTTACACTTTATGCTCCAATTGTTTATAAATCTCAACCTATCGGTTTAATTAGCTTAGAAAAGTTTACAGAACATGCATTCCCAGAGCATTCAAAAGAGATTATGAAGATATACGCTCAAATGATTTCAAACTATTATTCTATCTCAAAACAGAAAGAATTTGAACAACAGTTGTTTAACGAAACTGTTGAGGCTCTTGTCTCAGCTATAGAAATCAAAGATACTTATACAGAAGGCCATGGTAAACGGGTTAGGGATTTGACGGCAACAATATGTAAATCGTTAAGCTTACCAATGGAAGATCAAAAGAAGATCTGTCTGGCAGCCTTATTACATGATATTGGAAAAATAGGTATTCCTACTGAAATCCTTAATAAACCGGATCGTCTAACAGGTGAAGAGTATGAGATTGTAAAAGCCCATCCGGAAAAAGCCACTCATGTCTTAAGTAAGATAGGTAGTTTTACGGAAATATTAGATATTGTCAAGCATCATCATGAATATCATAATGGACAAGGCTATCCTAGTGGCTTGAGCGGTTCTAATATCCCATTAGGCTCTCGTATTATCCTAATTGCAGATGCTTATGATGCGATGACTTCCAAAAGAGCTTATAGAGAATCCATGTCAATAGGCGAAGCAAAAGCTGAGTTAAGTCGTAATGCAGGAAGTCAGTTTAATCCGGAATTGGTAAATCAGGTACTTAGAGTTTTAGCATAA
- the ansA gene encoding asparaginase, producing the protein MNKKVYIIYTGGTIGMIRTQKGYAPQKGYMQKELDNISELKADIMPDYTIKEYEPLLDSSNMTQQEWIKIAKDIESNYDNYDGFVILHGTDTMAYTASALSFMLENLGKPVILTGSQIPLCEIRNDARENIIAAVQIAAECDVPEVCLYFGGKLLRGCRAVKTSSDALDAFESPNYPPLAIAGVRIEVNESLINKKSGGQMVAFEYGNYPITDMKIFPSISTEVMENILKPPLRGIIIEALGAGNIPSRDARLGVVLKEAADRGVIIVVCTQCLKGFAHIGEYETSAFLVEAGAVSGYDMTPEAAATKLYYLMSKGYDQEKIKKLMTENLRGELSKI; encoded by the coding sequence ATGAATAAAAAAGTATATATCATCTATACCGGTGGTACGATTGGAATGATTAGAACACAGAAGGGTTATGCCCCTCAAAAAGGTTATATGCAAAAAGAACTGGATAATATATCAGAGCTAAAAGCAGATATCATGCCGGATTATACCATAAAAGAGTATGAACCCTTGTTGGACTCCTCGAACATGACCCAACAGGAATGGATTAAGATTGCTAAGGATATAGAATCGAACTATGACAACTATGATGGGTTTGTGATCTTACATGGGACGGACACCATGGCTTATACAGCATCGGCTCTTTCTTTTATGCTCGAAAACCTAGGTAAGCCGGTCATACTTACCGGTTCACAGATTCCCTTATGTGAGATTAGAAACGATGCCAGAGAAAACATTATAGCAGCGGTACAAATTGCAGCAGAGTGCGATGTTCCGGAGGTCTGTCTCTATTTTGGAGGTAAGCTTTTAAGAGGTTGCAGAGCGGTAAAGACCAGTTCGGATGCCCTTGATGCTTTTGAATCTCCTAATTATCCACCGCTTGCTATAGCAGGTGTGCGTATTGAAGTGAATGAATCTCTAATTAACAAAAAAAGTGGTGGGCAGATGGTAGCCTTTGAATATGGGAACTATCCAATTACCGATATGAAGATTTTTCCGAGTATATCAACAGAAGTCATGGAAAATATATTGAAGCCACCCCTTCGAGGCATCATTATTGAAGCTCTTGGAGCCGGAAATATTCCAAGTAGGGACGCGCGACTCGGCGTGGTATTGAAAGAAGCGGCAGATAGAGGGGTCATCATTGTGGTTTGTACACAGTGCTTAAAAGGCTTTGCCCATATTGGTGAGTATGAAACAAGCGCATTTTTAGTAGAAGCCGGTGCTGTCAGCGGGTATGATATGACACCGGAAGCTGCGGCGACTAAGCTCTATTACTTAATGAGTAAAGGTTATGATCAAGAAAAGATTAAAAAGTTGATGACCGAAAACTTAAGAGGCGAATTGTCAAAAATATAA